The window ttttcctcattaaattagatttggttcatgtaatcacctaatcagtacctcattaagtaaaaatgaagtgtgcctgtgttggaatttaacagacaagggaatggaatggctgccataaatatagagatgctgatttaagaaaacttaggagtggtctcttaatttttccagagcggTATGCGcgcatatatatatgtatatatatatatacacatatatatatacacatatacatatatatatacacatatacatatacatacatatacatatatatatatgtatatgtgtatatatgtatatatatatgtatatgtatatgtgtatatatatatatatatatatatatatatgtgtatatatatatatatatatgtgtatatatatatatatatatatatatatatatatgtatatgtgtatatatatatgtatatgtgtatatatatatgtatatatatatgtatatgtgtatatatatatgtatatgtgtatatatatatatatatgtatatgtgtatatatatatatatatatgtgtatatatatatatatatatatatatatatatatgtatatatatatatgtgtatatatatattatatgtgtatatatatatatatatatatatatatatatatgtgtatatatatatgtgtatatatatatatatatatgtgtatatatatatatatatatatgtgttatatatatatatatatatatatatatatatatgtgtatatatatatatatatatgtgtatatatatatatatatatatatatatatatgtgtatatatatatatacatatacatatatatatatgcacacatacatatatatatatatatgtatatgtgtatatatatatgtatatgtgtatatatatatatatatgtatatgtgtatatatatatatatatatatatgtgtatatatatatatatatatatatttatatatatgtgtatatatatatatatgtgtatatatatatatatgtgtatatatatatatatatatatatgtatatatatgtgtatatatatatatatatatgtgtatatatatatatatatatatatatatatatatgtatatatatatatatatatgtgtatatatatatatatatatgtgtatatatatatatatatatatatatgtgtatatatatatatatatatatatatatatatatatatatatatatatatatatatatatatatatatgtgtgtatatatatatatatatatatatatatatatatatgtgtatatatatatatatatatgtgtgtatatatatatatatatgtgtgtatatatatatatatatatatatatatgtgtatatatatatatatatatatgtgtatatatatatatatatatatatatatatgtgtatatatatatatatatgtgtatatatatatatatatgtatatatatatatatatatatatatatatattaattcattaatatttataaatataataaataaaataaatatgtattctACATGAAATTGTTAGTAaattttttgtaaatacattgcAGTGACCACCTCATAGGTGAACTTCAATGTGTCTTAATAGCCAGGGGTGGTTGAGTTCTTAGGAAAGTAGCCTAACATGAATGCTTTAATGCTCTGTGATGTTCACTTAATGATGTTAACAGAGTAAAGCAGAATTGGGAAAAAAGGCTAAGTTAAATATAGTTAATTAAGATAAATTCAATATGAAGCTTCTTCCTTGTAGCTAAAAGTTTGCCTCAAAGCATATGCTTGCATGTAGCAGTTAGCCATGAGCAATTTGTGGGAAACAACAATTTGTGGGAAACAAACCTGTATTATAGCCTGAAGGGAGCGAAATGTTAACTATAGAAATTTTTTTCTATAGTACTTAGTTATCTTCACACTGCACTTCTGTCTTTTGTCGACTAGTGTGGGTTATTGAAATACACTTGAGGTGTTGCACTCACCATGGACATTTTTCTGTCCTTGGAAAGGTCTGACAATGTTGAGATGTGTGCAATTATTCTCTAGTACAATCAATACTACTGAACATATGAAAAACGAATATCAGATCCAAGTTTTTAATATGGTACGGGATTTGGAATTTAAGAATCGATTCATGTAACATCCTTACTAGGAACAGATTGgcattactgttcttctagcagcaggatataatGCTAGCAATGCAAACTTAGATTTtctttctcaaaataaaagttatcattgaaatatataaggcaatatagttaacaatctagtttttacatttcatgtttaatgtctgttccaatgctgttcttgtttgttcttttttacagactagatcgttaattatattgccttatagatttcaattatggcttttattgtgataaagaaaatctgagtgctgccagcataatatcctgctgctaaaataatgctaatgaagcctcgtttggccatcactattGGGCATTGCTTTAGTCTAGACACTGTCACTTCCAGTTGATAAACTGTTTCAATGGAAGAACGTGGGGAGGTCAGGGCAGGTCACCTCTTTAGCTCTGTGGGTGGGTCTTCCTCCTTCTGTGAGTCCAGGGTTTGTTCCTCACAAGGTTTGTCTGCAGCTGGCTGCTGGGGCTCTGAGAGAGACTCTGTGTCCTTTGCCTCGCCACTGCCCATCTGTGTTGCTGGAGGGGTCTCTGGGGACGCTGAGGTGTCTTTAGGGGAGGTGGACTCGGGGGACACATCCTCTTCTACTACCTCCTCTGTAGGACTTTGAGCATTTCTCTGcagtctctttttctttttctgttttttagaCAGCCTAGAGAACACAATTTGTATGAATGTAATTACAATTCCCAATGTGGTTTATTTTGATATTGGAAAACAATGTGCTGCTCTTTCAGTACATACTCTCTTTCCCACTTCCTTTCTctgttaataaaacatattatgCCCAAGATAACATCATAACAATGTGTTATCATAACATTTATGTACAGTTTCTGGACGAAACACATACGTATTATTTGTATGATAACAACTCTtcagtttgtgaaatacttTTGCCTTGGAGTTTCTTCAAGTtcttcttcctccccctcttcttccCCAACTGcctcttttccttccttcaGACCAAGGgactcttcctcttcttccagCTGTTGCCGTAGGAATGTCACCATCTCTCTGTGCTTCTTAGACTTCTCGTGGTTTTTCAATCTGTTGGtacaaaccaaaacattttagtagCCTGGCATTTAGTAGCCTGGCATTTAGACCATCTGATCAGTAGCAGATATTTTGCTAGATTAAACCCCTGAAATAGCATGGGAAAAAGTCTACAAGTTAATTCTAAAATGCTTCTGGAAGTTGCTAAGAGAGTCTCCTAAAGCACTAGTTTATGCAAGTGTTACTCTCGGGTAAAGCGAGTTGTGTTCAGTAGGCATCAAACGGTTGACAACCAACTGACTAgtttaaaatgcaaaaagaaaatTCTGATTCCTTTACAATGTTTTCCATCTGTGAACACCAAGAAATATGACCCTGGAAAGTACAGTGCCCGCTAGAGACTCAAACTTACGCTTTGTCCGATTTGAAGCATTTGTCACATGCAGGGCAGTACAAGTCATCGTAATAGTCCTCCAAAAGTTCCGTGTCATTATTCTGTATGTCTGAGGAGAACAAATGTTACATCCGTATTTTCGTTCATGTACACCTAAAACCATGTATATGGCCTTATGGCATTCAAACAAGGTACAGTAAACATGACATGGCAAACAATGAAGATGTTATCCATCCGTGTCATCATTACTACTCACACAGCTCGCCAGGATGCTAAAGTagattttaaattttttgttgaCTTATCCAGCCCTGTTGAAATTTCTCCTTCATACCAACAACAGAATTCCCATGGAATAGAATCTCTATGATACTAACCAGCTCCTGCCTGGTCCATCTTGTCAAGCACCTCCATGtcagcctcctcttcctcctcacttCCCGACGCATCTCCAAACTCTTTTCCGTACTGTGCCTCCATTAGCTGTAGTTCCTTCTCTAACTCTGACATGGCAGCCCAGCTCTGCTCCTTGTAGTCTTCAGCCAGTCTGTGGGGGGAGGCAGTCAGGGGAGTTATTTGGAAATATAATACATCTGGAAATGTATAGAATTATTGTCGTTGGACATTTTTAAACCGGCAGAATAGCTTAAACCCTCAACATTCTAGCCTGAAGCTCTCCATATTAGACTATGCCACACAGCATATTTCCGGAACTTTCAGAAAAGGGTCATAATAGTTTGATCCCTCTGTACATCTTACTGTATAAAAAAGTATGTACTCACTATTGGATAACAGATCTGCTAAATAACAAACATCAATGTTCCAGTGTGCATGGAGAGATTGTATACATCCTCAACTAACTTGGCCTGGGTCTGCTTTTGCTTGCGTCGGAGCTCCTCGACTTTCTTCGCCTTCTCTGCATTCTGCTCCTCCACAAGCTTCTTGTGGGCCTGCACCCTCTTGTCACGCTTACGCACAAAGGCCACCAGCTGGCGCACTAACTCGCTGCGCTCCTTCCTTGCCTTGTCTCGGACCTGAGTAAGAAGAAGAATGTGCTGGCCATTTTTTGTCAGATCACAAAAATATGGTGAGCATTTAAACAAGCTCTCATATAAAAACATTGAGCAAGCAGTACAAAACATTCCATTTGCTTTGCCAAACTGTTCTGGCTCATATTGCATATAGAAACTATGGTGGGTGAAAAGGAACAACAATTTCACTTTGCTTTAGATTAGATACAAacatttttagattagattcaactttgtcattgaacaatacaaagacagaacaacaaaatgcagtttgcatctaaccagaagtgcaaatagaggagtggagaaaaatgtacaagtatatgtatatacaagtggaatgtataggtgtGCAGTTAacgcaaatgcattacatatggcaattctaaatgtgcaatggaaaattcacaaatttactgaaaatgtacaggtattacattgaattaatgtaaaagtggaaaagtctcaatggcattctgaatttgcagtcgaggcaaattgaaggagtagtgtaacatgtgcaactgaaatgcatggaTTGCAGCAATTAGATTCCCAAGATAGATGTGTatgtaacatttgaaaatgcaagtacagtgccagttctaaatgtgcaatgtgcagtgaaggcagGGTTAAGGTGCAAGATTAAGGggcaagtcggcatgtgcaaatgaaatacaggaatagcagcaatgataCGTGAACTGAAAAATCTTAGCAGAATTGTCCAGTTGTGCAGAGGGTAGGCATAGTTAGTGATGGGAGGTCACAGAGttaagcagggttacagcagatggtaagaaactgttcctgagcctgctggtgtgagaaTGGAGAGACCTGTATTGCCTgtctgatgggaggagggcaaacagtttgtggcatgggtgtgaagtgTCCGTGGGGATACAGTGCGCCCTACGCAGACACtgcttgcactggaggtctTCAATGgatgggagctgggtaccagtgatgtgctgctgcgcctttttgaccagggctgagggtCCAGAAAAGTGTGGACACGCAGGAATTTGAGGCTGGACACATgatccacctcagtgccattgatgagaactggggcgtgactgcagcctttagatttcctgtaatccacaatgagctccttggttttctttgcatttagagccaggttgttatcagcgcaccatttgacctcctccctgtaggctgactcgtcattgtaaCTGATCCGGCCTACCACCGTAGTGTCGTCTACAAACTTGAcaatgatgttggagctgtgtataggaacgcagtcgtgggtgaataAGGAGTACAGGAGtaggctcagcacacagccttgtggaacaccagtgttcagggtcagggtggaggaggtgaagttgtctaacctgacagactggggtctgttggtttggaagtccaaagtccagttacaAAGAGAAGGGCTGATCCCTaagtcatggagtttgttgaccagcccagaggggatgactgtgttgaatgctgagctaaagtctatgaacagcattctcacaggTGTTGGTTCTTGGTTGCATCAGGGCAGactgtaaagctgtggagatggcgtctTCTGTAGACCATTTCGactggtaggcaaactggttGGGATCCAGCATTggggggggaggcaggacttgagGTGGGCTAGtttttcaaagcacttcatgatctaGGAGGTGAGTGCAACAGGTCAAAAGTCATTCGGGCTAGACACAGACTACTGTTACGGCACTGACACAATGGTTCCAGTCTTGAAGCATGTGGGGACCACCACTTGGGctagtgacaggttgaaaatgtcagtaaagacctcggccagctTCCTAggacatgctctgagcacataCCCgggggacgccatcaggaccagcagccttgcgtacattcaccctgctcagtgcagacaacacATCTGCGGGGGGTAGGCTGGGGTGGGGGGCGTTCAGGGGGAGTTCATCTTTAATGGCTGGTTCTTTGCTGTCCCTGTCGAAGCGAgggtagaacctgtttaactcgtcTGTGATGGCTTGAATGCCTTGCCACATGCATCAAAGAtcagagttgttgttgaagtgctcctcgatccgcagtttgtggtcacttgatgccccttttcaggttggctcTGGAAGAGCTGTAGGCCTCCGTGTCACTGGATCTGAATGCAGCGTGGCGTGCCTTTAGTAGTTGTCGGACCTCACTGTTAATCcaaggcttctggttggggaaggtctttattagtttatgggtggtgatGTTGTTGGTGCaggtgttgatgtaatccaaaacaggggaagcatatgtttcaatgttcgtatgggagtcaaggggGGCTTGTGTGATGAACaatctccagtctgtgtgttgaaactgatgTTGTAGTATTGagtctgctccctctggtcACACACTGATTGACCTCACAGCTGGTTTTTCCCCGTTTAATGAGGGGTACAGGCTTGGGGAGTAGGAACAATGAGAGGTGGTCAGACTGACCCAGGTAGGGGAGGGGGATGGCTTTGTAGGCctcttgaatgtttgtgttccCCTGATCCAGTGcattgtctcctctggtggggcagaagacattttgatggaatttgggaaaaCAGTTTTCAGATGAGTGATTGAAATCACCTGCTACAATAAAGGCACCAACAAGCTGGGCAGTTTGCTGCttgctaatggcagcctgcagCTCTTCCATTGCTAGTCTAGCATTAGCATCTGGTGGTATGTACGTTGCAGTAATTACAGATGTAAAATCCCtaagtaaaaaggcctgcactTAATCATCAGGGACTCCTCATCagttgagcagtgactcccgGTTACGTTAGTGTCTGTACACCATGCTTTGCTTACATAAATACACAGGCCCCCTCCTCTGGTCTTACTGGAATGCACCGCTGTTCGGTCAGATCTGAAGACAGCGCGTCCCTCCAGCTCGATTACGTTGTCGGGTAAGTTGTTGTGTAGCCACGTAGCTGAGAAAATCATGACGCTGCAATCCATAATCCTtttttgtgagatgattcttAGTTGTATTTTGTCCATTTTGATCGCCAGAGACCCTACGTTAGCGAGGAAGAGGCTAGGTAGTGAAGGCCGACGGGGTGTAAGCATTAGCCTAGTCTGAAGGCCACTCTGCTtcccatgtttttgtttacgGTCTTGACGCTGCCTACGTGCATTTCCTGTTGGTGGTATAGTGGGCTTCTCCTGGGACGTCTTTACAATCTCAGGTGGGACTTGGAAGTTGTCAAAAGCTCTATCTGTGCATTGTTTTCCAATATTTAGCCGTTATTGTCagctatatatactgta is drawn from Esox lucius isolate fEsoLuc1 chromosome 14, fEsoLuc1.pri, whole genome shotgun sequence and contains these coding sequences:
- the dnajc21 gene encoding dnaJ homolog subfamily C member 21 isoform X2: MKCHYEVLGVKRDATDDDLKKVYRKLALKWHPDKNLANADEASEQFKLIQAAYEVLSDPQERAWYDNHREALLKGGVSGEYSGEKVDLVQFFTVTCYSGYGDDDKGFYTVYRNLFEAIAEEELECSKEEDLEEDEFPSFGDSLSDYDTTVHLFYGYWQSFCTRKNFAWKEEYDTRQGSNRWEKRAMEKENKKVRDKARKERSELVRQLVAFVRKRDKRVQAHKKLVEEQNAEKAKKVEELRRKQKQTQAKLAEDYKEQSWAAMSELEKELQLMEAQYGKEFGDASGSEEEEEADMEVLDKMDQAGADIQNNDTELLEDYYDDLYCPACDKCFKSDKALKNHEKSKKHREMVTFLRQQLEEEEESLGLKEGKEAVGEEEGEEEELEETPRQKLSKKQKKKKRLQRNAQSPTEEVVEEDVSPESTSPKDTSASPETPPATQMGSGEAKDTESLSEPQQPAADKPCEEQTLDSQKEEDPPTELKSSGKTKAKKIGGKDNKNNAKPLGGVELGAEKELHLRCVTCHYEFSTRNKLFDHLKLTGHATAVSHNGSSISAGGKNKKEKKKNR